One segment of Desulfosporosinus sp. Sb-LF DNA contains the following:
- a CDS encoding ACT domain-containing protein — protein MLQLSIFLENAKGRLSEVINLLAELKVNLRALSLADTKDYGVLRIIVDEPEVTTEKLRQHKVVVSLTQVWVLKVPDRAGGLAEMLNELVKEDVVVEYIYAFVEKENEQAQVVLRVQDQVIMEKAMQKINSLIR, from the coding sequence ATGTTACAATTATCGATTTTCCTGGAGAATGCAAAAGGGCGGTTGTCCGAGGTCATTAATCTACTCGCTGAACTTAAGGTGAATTTGCGGGCTCTATCGCTGGCGGATACCAAAGATTATGGGGTGTTGCGGATTATCGTGGATGAGCCTGAAGTAACAACGGAAAAATTACGGCAACACAAAGTCGTTGTTTCCTTAACTCAGGTTTGGGTACTTAAGGTACCAGATCGCGCCGGAGGGCTGGCTGAGATGCTCAACGAACTTGTCAAAGAGGACGTTGTAGTGGAATATATTTATGCTTTTGTAGAAAAGGAAAATGAACAGGCCCAAGTTGTTCTCCGAGTACAAGATCAGGTGATTATGGAGAAGGCGATGCAGAAGATCAATTCGCTGATAAGGTAG
- a CDS encoding phenylacetate--CoA ligase, translating to MDKVEHEDMGAELAEKHWLKGLRKTVESVFPIPYYQERFKAVGINQAEDIQTLRDFQKIPLTTKEDLRQNYPFGLFAEPMDNIVRLHASSGTTGKPTVVGYTRNDISLWAKIVASGLKRAGVTRKDIVQIAYGYGLFTGGMGLHYGCEELGAVVVPISGGNTARQLMLMRDFGTTVLACTPSYALYLAESLEESGISRDELKLRIGIFGAEPWTEGMREQIEARLGIKAFDIYGLSETMGPGVALECPAHQGLHIDEHFYPEILDPEGNPLTEGERGELVITSLEKEGFPSLRYRTKDLTTLDYGTCSCGNVGWTMERVSARVDDMLIIRGVNVFPSQVEEAILSLGGFEPHYLLVVYRVGNLDQLEVQVEVNEASFFDEVRELEARQELLKQRIEEILGISVRIRLVEPKSIPRSEGKAVRVIDKRQ from the coding sequence ATGGACAAAGTAGAACATGAAGATATGGGAGCTGAGCTGGCAGAGAAACATTGGCTAAAAGGTCTTCGAAAAACGGTAGAGAGTGTGTTTCCTATTCCCTACTATCAAGAACGATTTAAAGCAGTGGGGATTAACCAAGCAGAGGATATTCAGACTCTGAGGGATTTTCAGAAAATCCCACTGACTACGAAGGAGGATTTGCGCCAAAATTATCCGTTTGGGCTTTTTGCCGAACCGATGGATAATATTGTGCGCCTTCATGCCTCTTCTGGAACAACGGGTAAGCCGACGGTTGTGGGGTATACCCGTAATGACATATCGCTTTGGGCAAAGATCGTCGCAAGTGGACTTAAAAGAGCGGGCGTAACCCGGAAGGATATCGTTCAAATTGCTTATGGATACGGCTTATTTACTGGCGGTATGGGGCTGCACTATGGCTGTGAAGAACTGGGTGCTGTGGTCGTGCCCATTTCAGGAGGAAATACTGCGCGTCAGCTCATGCTTATGCGGGATTTTGGTACAACTGTGTTGGCATGCACTCCTTCCTACGCGTTATATTTAGCGGAAAGTTTAGAAGAATCGGGGATTTCACGGGATGAATTAAAGCTGAGAATTGGAATCTTCGGAGCAGAGCCTTGGACAGAAGGCATGAGGGAGCAAATCGAAGCACGATTGGGTATCAAGGCGTTTGATATCTATGGGCTCAGTGAAACCATGGGACCGGGTGTAGCTTTGGAATGTCCGGCTCATCAGGGATTACATATTGACGAACATTTTTATCCGGAGATTTTGGATCCTGAGGGGAATCCATTGACTGAAGGAGAACGAGGGGAGTTGGTTATTACTAGTTTAGAAAAGGAAGGGTTCCCGTCTTTGCGCTATCGGACAAAAGATTTGACCACGTTAGATTATGGAACATGTTCCTGCGGAAACGTCGGCTGGACAATGGAACGAGTTTCGGCTCGAGTAGATGATATGTTAATCATTCGAGGAGTCAATGTCTTTCCCAGTCAAGTTGAGGAGGCTATCCTTTCCTTGGGAGGGTTTGAACCGCATTATCTCTTAGTCGTTTACCGAGTGGGAAACTTGGATCAATTAGAAGTCCAGGTGGAAGTCAATGAAGCCAGCTTCTTTGACGAAGTACGAGAGTTGGAAGCGCGTCAAGAACTCCTAAAACAGAGAATTGAAGAAATTCTGGGGATCTCGGTTCGTATTCGCTTGGTGGAACCCAAGAGCATTCCACGGAGTGAGGGGAAAGCCGTACGGGTTATCGACAAACGTCAATAG